ATTTTGTGATGTCTGATGGATTTTTACCAAATATTTTTAAGACTGTCGATTAATTTGAACTCCACATATTTCCAGGTGTGTTGGAGATgttcatcaaaacaacaaaatgcaacGCCAGGATGTAAAGTACAACAATATCTGTTTGGTGGTTGATTGTGTTTTAAAGTGGATTTTACCTTTAATTTCACTATGGGTATGTTTCATGGGGAATACCTACTGAGCATATAGATATTTGGTAAAGTGGTTTTATGCTGCTAAGAGTGGTTTGAGAAATCTGTACGGATATTTTGATACTTCCTGGTCGAGAAAACTAGTGAGAAATGTTGGTCACATTTAGGGCTGGCCATCGTTCGTAAATATTGGATATTGGTACTGACACCAATTCCAGTTCTTAATCATACTTAACATACTCAATTTTATCAACTCctttttacaaaaagaaaattacacacTCAAACGTTTGTAGTGTTCGTGTAAATAAACAACCAATCACCAGCGTTATTAGATCTAGGTCCAAGCATGCTTCATGCTCATTGGCTCACTGACgctgatgagatttactcatttattccTTAGGTATCAGATGACAAGACATTTTTTGATTCTTAATAGTATGAAACTAATTTGGTTGGGCATAAAAGTATTAAAGTTCGTTATACAGCGCTAATCACAATTTACCACACCTCGTCATGACGTCTTCAAATTGCTTCTTTTGTCCAAcaaacagttcaaaacccaaagatattcaattaaCCATCACATCAAAGAGACACAAGCAGCAAAACCTTCACAGttcagaagctggaaccagtgaagtTTTGACTTGAACATTACTCACTAAAGCCACCCTTTGATTatcattcatttcctgttgacAGATTAATCGATTGGTGGACTAACTTTTTACAGCCATCTTTAAAGCCTCCAGCCGCAGGAGGTGGGAGCTTTAACAGTCAGGAGAACATTTGAAGGTGATGACAGAAATGTAGCGCAATGGTTCTTTGAGTAAAGCCATACTTCTGTCCAGCTCATGCAGAGACGTGTCTCTCACAAAACTAAGGCTTTGTAGAAGGTTATAACTCTTTGgcaacacagaacaaacagtTGAGCAGAACGGGCAAAGACGCATTAGGATTGCACCATAACAACAGCCTACATTTACTGTAAAGACGATGCTAACATCTTAATTCTGACTCAACTAATTTaccttttataaaaaaatattttaagatttttggTCTCTAGTAAAATTCAGGGATTCTTTGTTATTGATCCAATTGATAAAGACTGTTTCAAGTGTGTAGGATATAATGTTGACTGTCATGTTGGAAGCTTGtaaagccatttttttttaagatgaactGACTCTGAATGGCAGACCTCAGCCGATAGCACCgaatcaagaaaaataaacaaagaaagatgCAAGAACTGCAATCAGGTCTTGAACATGGCAGATACAGTACTGTGTTTCACATATCGATTAGTTCCCcagtgaaatgagaaaaatgtcagtTCACAGATATCAGCACAGTGTGAGTCTCACAGACTTTCATCCATCCTTAACTTGGAATTTCATCCTCTGCATGTGTAGAaatgatgtttgtgtgcagatgtgtgtgatCACTGTCTCTGCATCTTTCTGCTCTGTGTACACTTCACACAGGCATCATGTCGTCGTTCCTGGTCGAGGTAGACTAACCGAAAGTCAAACCTGCCACAGATGGTTTGACAGTTTACGAGCAGACAGCTTTTcgtctttattttcatgtaaacatGATGGGGGAGGATCCTCTCTATCTCCACTGGGTTTCCCCTGCAACTACAGTCAGACTGAAGTTGAGAGTATTTCTACCCAACACAGCGAAACAATCACTGTTACGCTGATTTGGGCTAAAGGTCGTGTCAAATCATCAGTTTGACTTCCAAAGATAAGTCCATGGGCCGCTTAAGTTCTGCTCTAACATGGTTTTAGGTTGCACAGGTCCAGTTCCTGAGGCTTCCTCCTTCCAGAGCAGTGCTCTCTGGGTAGATTCCCACCATTCTCGGTCATGCAGCGCACTGGCCGCCTTTTAAAGCCCCTTCCACAGGACTTGGAGCAGTGAGACCAGGTGCCAACATCCCACATGGGGCATGGATCCCCACATGCTCTGACTGCTGCAGGCCTGTCAGCACTGTCGCAATCCACTGCAGGACGCCCCTCCATGCTCTGGCACTGCACCAGCCTCTTCTGGAGACCGCTGCCACAAGTCACCGTGCATAATTCCCAACTTCCTGTCACCCAGTGACTAACTGGCCTCTTACCCATCACCTGCTTCTTCGCTTCTACTTTGTTGCTATCAACTAAGACGCTGTTCTGCGCTTTGatgcttctctcctctttctgcagAGTTTTCTCCTCCTTGCTCTCCTTGGAGATGTAGAAAGAGTAGCGCACCCTGGGTGGAGTCATCTTCCCCACAGAGAGCACCTCCACAGTCAGAGGCTCCTGCAGGGGTCTGGTGGCCTGCAGAATCTCCACGGACGTGGAGGTGCCGCTGTACCGCAGCAGGCTGCCCTTCACCAGCAGGTCGCGCTCCACAGCCGACACCACGTAGTTGCCGTTCAGGAGGTACTTCCCGTAGCGATTCTTCACAGCTAAGTAGTTTTCATCACTGACCATTCCTCGATAGCCGCGCTGACGGATGTCAATGTTGGAGGCTCCTGCTGGCAGCATCACCACGAAGTTGTAGCCATGACTGGAGAGGAAGAGTGgagatgtaaaatattaattatgcTATACATTATACATCAACACCAATGCATTAAGGCAAAGTAATAGTAGATATTATCCCTTCAGGATGTAAAATCTTGCCAGTATCACTTTGCATTGTGTAATGCAACAAAGTAATGAAGATGATTTCCTGCCAAATCCAGGATGTTTTGGTGGGAAACATGAAATTGATTTTACATGAGTGTTCTGTActaaaaaaacactgtgacattttggtCCAGATATGGTCATATCATATATCACATATGGttgactcatgaacagagatgttcaTGCTCCAGTGATTCCTTTATGCATTTAGCTTTTACTCTGGGCTTCATTTTTACCTCACTGATCTTTCTTAGTTGTGTCTTTGAGTGATCTTAGCTGGGCGCCCACTTCtagggagagtagccacagaagtaaatcatctccatttatagacaatGATTTGGAAGAGCCAGAATAGCTTCGGCCTTCCTAAGAGCATGCTGATTATAAATGACAAAAGTCTTTTACTGGACAGGCTGAGCTTTTAATACCACACTACAATGCaaaaagatgaaacagatcCAGTCTGCTGTCCCGAAATGTTTGTAAGTATCTACCCGGGAGATTTCAGAGCCTAGCTGATGTAGGACAGTGGGGGATTTCCTGAAATCAACAAtcatgttctttgttttggtaacATTAAGCTGAAGGAATGACTGTTGGCACCATGAAGTGCACCATGACCCTGTTTCTGCTCCTGTAAGACGCTGACGATCTCTGTATCTTCAGCAACTTTTATAATGTTCGAAACTCTGCGGAGAACCAGATATACATTGTATATCTGTGGAAGTGAGGTCTAAACGTAAATACCAATATACAGGCGCTCTTATATTCCCAGAGAGGACAGACATCGGCCTGTAGTTCCTCATCTTTGTTTCAGTCACTGCAAATTTGCCAAGACAATAGCAGGGAGAGGAGTACGATTTCTTCACTGTAGTTTCTTTACGTGTCGCTGCACGCCTCCCCTCTGGCCCTGTCTCCTGTTTGAAGGCCCTTGATCGTTGCGTCCTGCTTTAAAACTCTGGTCGTCCCGAggatgaaatatgttttaaatttacTTCTTCAATCTTGTCATTATCATTACTTTGttcatttaacaaaaagaaaaccccTAAACATAaacctaataataaaatatagtcGACCTCCACATTGACCTTTTCCAGCGCTTGAAATGTGCCGATGGACTTACACAGGTTTGGTGAACATCCCTGAGACCTTCTTGCAGCCCTGGTTgtctccaccacacacaccacacttgTCAAACTTCTTGTTGGAGTCCAGCTTGCCATCGCAGCCCGCCTTGATGCATTTTCCCTGAACACATACGGCTGAGGTGTCAGGAGAGCAGGGCGTCCCATCCACAACCTGCAGGGTGTGAGGTTTTAGAGATTACATCATGCTGGGCTGATGTCATTGGGTTATATGTGAGTAGGAGCAACAGTAAGAAagtagaaagagagagcaagacagacGTTTTTTACTCCCAGTCTCCAAAAAAACAGttagagcagagagagtgtgCAGTGTCCATGAGTGTAAACGAGATATGGCCTTGTGTTGCTGCTACATACTTGTTTTCATGCTGGTTGCATAAATAGTAGCTGACTAGCCACAGCTGTGAAGTGATACTATCCCTGCATGTTTCCCTTTCTCACCACTCCAtccatcctgcagcagcagccaccaaCACAGCACCACTCACCGCTGTGCCGCCGATGGATCTAGCTGTTACTTATTGCATTGTGGATAAGAGCCAAATCACACTAGGCAAATAGTTACTGTAAACACAGAGCGCCTCAATAAATGCTTCAATTTCACCTCCCATGAGGCTTTGACTCACGACGGGGTGTTCAATGACAAGGAGTTCAGATTTCATTAGCGAGCACAAAAGCAGCTCAGAATATTGAGAGAATTTCCCAAAGTCACGTCTCATGTTTTTAGGCAGACCTAAGGACATTTTTATTCGTAGCAGCATGATGGAagctgacagagctgctgtctACAGGCCACATGCAGCCACATTCACAACACAGCCAGCAATTACCAGGCTCAAATGAGCCTCGGGTAATTATGATTGGCTGGTAATTTGAAAGCAGTGAATAGATTTGCCTTTCTCTACTTTATGAACACATCCCGTCTACAGGGTTATCTAGTAAACTTAATTTATGTTCTTGAACTTGTTGCACTTTTTCAGTGATTAGAAAAAGTGAACTATGATTGAGCCTACGTCCCACTaccttgtgtttattttaaaaaacaaaaatgacctCCGTCCAGATGACCGGTTTAGTTCCGCATCAGAAACTATGACCATCCACGTACACGGGGTATGCATGAgctgatgtaaacaggaagcagattatctactctgcagttgattagttgcacaaaatacaacaaatgagaaacagcaaaaacagttttagcagtaaaatgcagaatttaactgcacaacagctgctagcaaagacaagtaactcttgtatttcattattcatgttgCTTTCATGACTCGTAGTCAAAGCTGATAACCGGGGGTGTCTTCAAGTTCAAACAGGgacagcagcatttccaaaagaCTCAGTTTTAGGGCCTGGAAAACTAGCGAAAATGTAGCAAAACTAATGCGTATTGAAACTAAAACGTAGTAGCCTGTATGTAGCCTCAAACGGATACAATCTGATGTTTGATATCAGAAATGATTAAGTGTAAATAGTAAGTCGGACACACCTTCGGAGCGAGGACGTAGAAGTACCCAGTCCCGTTAGCACGGCAGATGAGCTTGCATTTGTCCTTGGGAGAGATGCCTGAATACTTGGGTACCCAGACCACAGATGACCCCAGCCGGTTGGTGTTCAGGTTTAAGCCATTGAACGCCTCACATTGCTCCTCACGGAAACTCTTACCTGGAGGTGGAGAAAAACAACCATAGAGTAGATTGACAACTCCTCGAGGGATCGTGATTAGTTAGCATGTCTAAGCTAATCAGGCTTTCTGTTCTTGTATATGcattttacaataataataacacggGCAATTAAAAGGCGTCTTATTGGGTGTGTTttgcaaatgtaatgtaatcaattTTCCAAAAAACCAATGTAGCATGTAAGTCGACCATTTAATTTGAGACATTTTGAAAACTTATAGCTTTCcattaaagtgacaaaaacaagctTAACTAAGAGACCGACTAATATAGTTTGCAGGTCTTTTAAACTGAGAACAAATAAACTGACTTCTCTATAGATCTAATCCATGTTGCAAGTAAATTTGTATGATGAATTTAAACTTTTCATAACATTGTGAAACATTGTGCTCCCTCAAAAATCTGAATGAATGATGCCCTTTGTGTGTCTTCCTGTGTGAACACACTCAAACAGAGATGAGTGTACCTGTGTCAGGGCAGGGGTTGAGGTTACAGGAGCGATATTTGATGCGAAGGCCGTAGCAGTATTTGCCTCCGTTCTCAGGGACCGGGTTGTCGCACTGTCTCTTGGCGAGCTGAACTCCTCCACCACAGCTTCGGGAACACTCTCCAAACGCACCCCACTTCCCCCACCGGCCGTCCACCTGCGAGGGACAGTGGTCCATCAGTTGTGCTCATAAAAAGTGACCAAGAAGGACTGATGGGTCAACACTCACCTTGATGTGCATGGTAGTGTTCTTGTCAGTGCAGGCTCCTCGGTAGCAGACCTTGCTGTTGCCACAGCTGGTGCCGTCCGCCCAGGGAAAGTGTCGGGTCTGACAGACCAGTTGTCCACGGGCCTTCCCAGTGCACCACAGTTTGGAGCAGGGCTGCATGTACGGGCAGGGTTTGGAGGCGTGACCAAAGGCTAGCTCACACTGACGGTGCAGGCTGTAGCTGGAGCCAGGCAGATTATCAGGGAGAGACAGCTGCCTCTGAGGCTGGTCCAGCAGGCAGTCTCCTGTGAAACAAACCAACAGCACGGCCATAAATCAGACTGCAGCTGCATTCCCTCATATGGATATTAAAATCGAGGTGACTTAATGACTAAAATCTGGAAGTGTGTTCAAATATCCTTCCATCTGAAGCCACCATGACCAGAGTTTTCTGAGGCCTTTGGTTGCAGCCTTTTTAATCATTGACTGTTTTGATTTCCAGCATCATccctgtttccagcagcagctgttttcagtttatAGAACAAAAGCTCTAACAAACCGACTGTATGCTACCAGTCAGCAGACAGACAACGTgagtgactagctggtgaacatttaGAAACGTAAAAGCAAGAAACTTCcctcaggaaataaataaagaacagaTTAATATTGACACAAGCTACACAGTCCAGACAAAAGCCAAACAAATAGTTATGTTTAGTCATATGCATATACATGATTACTCATGTGCATACGTTTTCTCTGCTGgcaaatgtggtttcttgccaggagcaggtggtggtgattgttgcttgacaagagctttagGTGTCATTGTGTTCACAagataagaggttataatacgtcctgtGAGCAGCGCTATATCGTCAGGGTAGATAgaaaagtgacaagatgggcgGGGATAACTGGTTAATGTGCAAATtcagaaaagatgtgatagagacaacagttaacattggcgttgctttccacctctggagacagatgttggtgagtaaaggaataaagtttgatactgaactcacaatgtttcttccagactcgtatgtaaacagctgttaatgctaacgttagctatgtagcaatagcaaaaacttacaaatagctcctttaaagttgGTATTTAAGTTTCTctttacacgcacacacacaaaatttgaTGATGAACAAATTTATATGAACTTTATACATTATTTGTGCAGTACTATAATCTATCAGATCATGAAATTTTAACAgagcaagttcagcatcaaacttgattcctttactcaccaacagctgtctacAGAGGTGGAAGGCAACTCTCTTGATTAGCTTTTATTTGTATCACATCTAATGAAGTTAGAATGCTAGCCAGTTAGCTACAGCCAGGCTGccctgtcttgtcactttccgatagggagtcactgtagcgtccactCTACCCTGAAGAAGTCGCGCTGCTCacaggacgtattataacctcttgtactgtaaacacaacaatggcgGAAGCTCTTGGACTGGTcactaaacagctgttaatgctaatgttggctaaattaaaacttacaaatagctcctgttATGTCCACTTATGATCTGATGTGATGATATTTCTTCCTGTAGTATAAGAACTggatttttttacattttgtttgtatttcctCATATTTCTAAGCAATAGATGATGTACGGAACAATAACTGAGCAGTACAGGACCACTCCTATCAATCTAATTGGTTAGATTTTTTTGCTGATCTCTTCCTCTTCGgtgtttgatttttctctgGTGGTATCTTCAGTAATTTTAAAAGGTTTAGAGCCATTAGTGTTCCTTGATCTGCACCATGTCCAGTCcatcaatatgaaaataatatgaatcAACTAAAAGGGTAACGCGAACTTGTTATCATCTTGTGGGAAGAACATGAACTGTATCATCTTCCTGATATCACGTCTCAAAATCAATTTTGctctttaaaaatattcattgcAAGGATGGTCAGGGAAGTTCATGTAAGGTAATGACTGCAGGTTTTACAAGTCTGTATGATTTATAGTATTAAAGCAATATTCAAAAATGACTGTACAATATGAACAACGACAGATATCATTTGATCATATAAATAATGCATGAATGAGTTTAAAGCAGTTAATGCTATATGATCAATAACTTTGTCTTCAGTCTGTAGAAAAAGCAGAGATAGCTCCATGTGAGAGAGGACAGGCACCTGTTTAGATTAAGCAAATTACTCATGTAGCAGAGACAGTGGTGTTGCTTTCTGAAGTGAGAGGTCTGTTTTAGTGGAGGTGATGAACTGGTGTGTTTAATTCCGTCTATTACACACAATCCACTTGCAGTCACTTATGGGAGTTTACACTCAGGCAGGAAAAACTTGGCGAAAAGGAGCTACTGAGGAGATgatatattaaaacatttattaatgttgATAGTGGAAGAAGGAAAAGTACTAGGATATACGCagttcttttccttttcaagtgtatttgtgtattaTTCATTGCAGTCGATTCCATTAATATAACAAATACTTTCCTAGTCCCATCCACTGATGCAGATGCTGGATATCTGGAAACAACATCACAGTAAGGCAGAATATACCCAGATATTCAACAATCTGACCAGCAGACAACATAATCCACTTTATTAGTTTTTCATTCTCCAACACTTCACAAAGCTTTGCTGTAATCTTCTCTGAGAAGCTGAGAGCTGCGTCACTTTGAGTTTACTGGATTGGAAACAGGATTTCTGGAGACGGATCCAGAGCTCTGATCCCATGTGAGGTATTTTAGCAACAGTATCAGaagttttaatgtgttttagaTCGATTATTCCATCATTGTACCGTGAACAATATGCCCTTTCGTTCAACATGACATGGCAACTGCTGTACAGATGCCTACTAACCAAAATTTCCTGATTTTCCAGGGGAAATATCCTCAACTAAATGTATGAAACCTCCGAGAAGCAACAAGCTTGTTGCAATTTCCCTTGAAATCTTGCAAAGCCCCTTTCATGTGAGACAAAGCTCAAACGGATACATGAACATTTAGCAAGATATAAACAGTATCCTGATTCAAGAGACATTGCTTGTTTCAATTCCCTTTGGATGTTAGCAGAGCTTTAGTAATCTGAGATGCAACTAAGTATTAATTATAACTCTCAGATGAACGTACCTAAAGATGCTAATGGGATCTTAATACAAGAGAAATCTTACAGCCAAAATCACCAGCCACAACCAAGTTTGAGTTAAATATTCTTCAGTTCAATATCCTGCAAAAAACAGCGTCCAACAACTTCAAACCCTGACATAGTGGACCACCGAGGAAGTGGGCAGCAGCAGATGCAAGAAACGCCATGATCGCTTACTCCTTAATAAGTTGTCCGAAATTATATGCACCAGCGACGTCAGGTCAGAGTAACAGTGAGGAAGGGTCAGAATGTAATGTGATGTACACCTGAATGATTATGACTGGCTGTTATTAGCTACACAGCTGTGACTGTAAAGGATACTTCAAAGCCAGTCAGTCAATTCAAGAGTGACTTTAGTGCTCTATGCTTCATTTTCTTCATACAAGAGAAATATTTTTGTCCTTCAGTCATACTACTGAAATAATCAGTATAACTGTGATAAATTAGAGCCAAGGTCTGTTTCTTGTGGGTTAGATTACTACCAGCTGACAGCGTGAAGCCTGGACAGAATTAGTGGTCCATCTGAGTCCAGAGACATATACAGGAAGTGTTTACTAACCGTGACCTCTGTCCAGGAACTCGGTAATGATGGCGGCGCTGCACACAGACCAGGGTCGGCTCCTGTCAATCTGAATCAGCGTGGGAGACATCATGTGGTTGTCCTTTAGTTTCCCAAATACCTCCTCACATGCCTTCACATTGTCGTGGGGCATGTTGAAGACGTGgcctggggtggggggggtggtgggaACAGAGACAAGAAGGTCACGGCTGTTGTTAGAGTCAAGTAGGTCTATTTACAGTCACACCGTGATTTAAAACACGATAAGGAGTTAGTAACAATTGCCTGGTAGACGCAGTGAAGTTTCTGTGGTGATGACACTGAAATATGCATCTGTTAACTCTGTGTTAGGCAAAGTGGACTCAAATTGGACTGGTTTGAAGCTAATATCATAGCAGACAGGAATGCATGTATGCATGGGAATATACAGCGTGGCATACGTCCATGTTCTAAAGCTAGACtgatggtggggggggggggatttggTTCCCAAGGAATTTGTGTCCTTCCCTAAATATGAACATGAAGTactttccaaaagaaaaaaaaacagactgttcAATCATGGGGACAGGATCATGTTGAGGGGAAATTGTGTAATTACTTAACATACATGAGGTTAGTGTAAACCAATGCCTCTCTTGGGGCCTCAAGAGTTACTTGTGCATCTGGTCTGAGGCAGGAGTCCTGCTTCTTTTACAGACCCCACAACCGctgattattaaaaatgtgaaagaacaAGTCACTTGTATTATTAACAgggttagcattagcagtgAGTAAAACtacatgtattttaatgctATCTATTAAACTGCATCAGAAAACAGGTTAGCAGTGTTCAACTTTAgctctttttccattttaaaatctCACATATATATCAGACTAAATCACAAACTCctgaggaataaaaaagtaTGTATTGTCAGTTAAGTTGCTGTAAATTCATTACTTTAAGCTGTACTGgacacacaaatcaaatcagtATAATCTCATAATTCAGGTCCATGAAACAGCTAATGTAATATCAATCATCAGTTATCAGTCTCTTGTCTGTGGGGCTCAGTTAGAAGAAAAACTATAACATAACAGTTTCAATGCagttatatgttttttttcttgaaaaataacagtttgttcatctgtTTATCCTGTTATATCCTATTATGGCATCTTTTTGGTTTTCGTTTCTGACACGTTGGAgccaaacctggcaacctcactgGGACATCAGGACTTGATAAAACTTGATAATCTGCACACAGTTACCAGACATAGCTGTTGATTCTCAGGCAAAACTCAAGGCATGTAACTTCccctaaaaccacaaacaatcattttacatttctctttctgCACATAAAAAGATGCACCATATAAATGAGTTGGCTTTTAAAGACGTTATAAACTTTGGATAAAGCAGGGTAActgttaagctaagctaaccatgtcCTTGCTCCAGCTCCTTAATTaatacacagacatgagagtggtatcaaacTTCCCATTTCACTCTTGGAAATCTAAACTTTCGTTTGGAAGACCCAGAGATCTGCTAGTTTTGATTCTGCTCGCCTGATTAGGGGCTGATTTACAAATGAACATCAggtaaatgtaattaaatagcTGGTAGGACTGAAACCCTGCAGTGTTCTGGGATCAGGACTGAGAACCACAGCCGTATAGATCACAAGAAAGTTGCAAAGCCCTCCAGGCAGGCCGGTTTGCACACTGATTATGTGTGTATACGTCCGTCAAAGCAGACTGCATAATTCCTCTGACATTTTAAGTTAAGGTTATATGCAGCTCTTGCCTTGAGCGCATCTCACTCTGAGGCCTGCTACAGCTCAGGTGTGTATTAGCATAAATCCAGAATGCATAGTATGAAAGTTCAGCCCCTGCCAATCAACTGACCGAGTTCGTGGGCCGTCGTGAAAGCGGAGGGCAAGCCGTCGTCCTCGATGACAGAGCAGCTCCTCTTCGGGTCACACATGGTCCCGACGTCAGCCATCCCAAGTGTATCACAGGTTGTGGACCCACAAAGATCCTggtgacacacagagagataagggttaattttttctttattgtcatAGGAAGCATGAAAAATCAGATCGGACTCATGTTCCAAACATGCTTTGTGTGGTTGCAGCATTAATAGACCATAGAAGGCACTAATACAAAGCACATGGCACATGGGTTTGCTTattgctgctctgctctcaaaATATATTGCGGCACAAGGTCAGGGGAGATAGCCCATTACAGATTTCCCCTCGGTGTTTGGATAAGGGGTAAGACGTAAGGAGATAGTTTGGGAGGTCTAGATGAGTCCCACCTGCAGGGTAAAGGGAAACCATGTCAACTCCACTCTGCACTACAGCTTAGTCTTTATGACTTAATGGCTAATTCTTGCTGTTTACTCTTTTCCCCTTGGGGTACTTCCACTTTTGCTAATTTTCCTGGCCTTGTCAGACATAAACTTCAAAACGccttaaaaaaacatccataCTTGTCATGTCATGGTGCTGTGGTTATCTTATAAGCCTCCCCAGCAATAGCAATGGCTGTTGGGAccggtcggtcggtcggtcggttggtcggttggtccaccactttggtacAGACTGAAATACCTCAGCAGATGTTGGATGGGATCCAAGGAAATTTTGTAAATTTTCTTCAATGATGAAT
The Seriola aureovittata isolate HTS-2021-v1 ecotype China chromosome 4, ASM2101889v1, whole genome shotgun sequence genome window above contains:
- the LOC130167681 gene encoding A disintegrin and metalloproteinase with thrombospondin motifs 15 gives rise to the protein MAALIHSFVVFIKFILYLKLTFCMEVDFFTPVRVDHQEDEKHLHRRAEQVNERQIVIKLNAFKEEFYLHLAPDSSFLAPGTFPPESGSLASNTSDLRECFYSGDVNTDPDSFAALSLCKGLHGGFYYKGMEYFISQDRTEDAAGFRNSLDRTHVIRRRRRAAHSGGNFTSRCGVAPDTSSTASLEKYKYMSELDNDGLTETVLKTLGRSKRFASIPRFVEVLVVADESMAKFHGDDLKHYLLTLMSVAARLYKHPSIFNSINIVVVGFMVLNEADKGPKVSTNAALTLRNFCSWQKKLNKHNDKHPEYWDTAILFTKQDLCGSTTCDTLGMADVGTMCDPKRSCSVIEDDGLPSAFTTAHELGHVFNMPHDNVKACEEVFGKLKDNHMMSPTLIQIDRSRPWSVCSAAIITEFLDRGHGDCLLDQPQRQLSLPDNLPGSSYSLHRQCELAFGHASKPCPYMQPCSKLWCTGKARGQLVCQTRHFPWADGTSCGNSKVCYRGACTDKNTTMHIKVDGRWGKWGAFGECSRSCGGGVQLAKRQCDNPVPENGGKYCYGLRIKYRSCNLNPCPDTGKSFREEQCEAFNGLNLNTNRLGSSVVWVPKYSGISPKDKCKLICRANGTGYFYVLAPKVVDGTPCSPDTSAVCVQGKCIKAGCDGKLDSNKKFDKCGVCGGDNQGCKKVSGMFTKPVHGYNFVVMLPAGASNIDIRQRGYRGMVSDENYLAVKNRYGKYLLNGNYVVSAVERDLLVKGSLLRYSGTSTSVEILQATRPLQEPLTVEVLSVGKMTPPRVRYSFYISKESKEEKTLQKEERSIKAQNSVLVDSNKVEAKKQVMGKRPVSHWVTGSWELCTVTCGSGLQKRLVQCQSMEGRPAVDCDSADRPAAVRACGDPCPMWDVGTWSHCSKSCGRGFKRRPVRCMTENGGNLPREHCSGRRKPQELDLCNLKPC